From Saccopteryx leptura isolate mSacLep1 chromosome 3, mSacLep1_pri_phased_curated, whole genome shotgun sequence, one genomic window encodes:
- the TRIM45 gene encoding E3 ubiquitin-protein ligase TRIM45 isoform X3, with product MPWKGGGPPEQILCTTCLEQLEPFCIVDTRRGDFDTSSKGSIFQELKPHGLQPQIGILCPVCDTQVDLPMGGVEALTIDHLAMNDVMLESLHGKGQGLVCDLCSDREVEKRCQTCKANLCHFCCQAHRRQKKTTYHTMVDLKDLKGYSQIGKAILCPTHPAEELRLFCELCDQPVCRDCVVGEHRDHPCDFTSNVIHKHGDSVRELLRGTQPHLDALEEALQQIKETNSALQQRVEAVAADVRTFSEGYIKAIEEHRDKLLKQLEDIRVQKENSLQLQKAQLEQLLADMRTGVEFTEYLLTSGSDLEILLTKGVVVERLTKLNQVEYSAHPRVNNKICFSPQKKAGQCRGYEVYGAINTKEVDPAKCVLQGEDLHRAREKQTASFTLLCKDAAGEAMGRGGDNVQVAVVPKDKKDSLVRTMVQDNKDGTYCVSYIPKEPGIYTVLVCVKEQHVQGSPFTVTVRKRHRSHQGMFHCCTFCSSGGQKTARCACGGTMPGGYLGCGHGHKGHPGRPHWSCCGKFTEKSECTWTGGQSTARSLLRTVAL from the exons ATGCCATGGAAAGGAGGGGGCCCTCCAGAGCAGATCC TTTGTACCACGTGTCTGGAGCAGCTGGAACCCTTCTGCATAGTGGACACCCGCAGGGGAGACTTTGACACCAGCTCTAAGGGGTCAATATTCCAGGAACTCAAGCCCCACGGCCTGCAACCGCAGATCGGCATCCTCTGTCCAGTATGTGACACCCAGGTGGACCTTCCCATGGGTGGAGTGGAGGCTTTAACCATAGACCACCTGGCCATGAATGATGTGATGCTGGAGAGTCTGCATGGGAAAGGCCAGGGTCTAGTGTGTGACCTGTGCAGCGACAGGGAAGTGGAGAAGAGGTGTCAGACCTGCAAAGCCAATCTCTGCCATTTCTGCTGCCAGGCGCATAG GCGGCAGAAGAAAACGACTTACCATACCATGGTGGACCTAAAAGACTTGAAAGGCTACAGCCAGATTGGGAAAGCCATTCTGTGTCCTACTCACCCTGCGGAGGAGCTGAGGCTGTTCTGTGAGCTCTGTGACCAGCCAGTGTGCCGTGATTGCGTGGTGGGTGAGCACCGGGATCACCCCTGTGACTTCACCAGCAATGTGATCCACAAGCATGGGGACTCTGTGCGGGAGCTCCTCAGAGGCACCCAGCCCCACCTGGATGCCCTGGAAGAAGCCCTGCAACAGATCAAAGAGACAAACAGTGCCCTCCAGCAACGAGTGGAGGCCGTGGCAGCCGATGTCCGAACATTCTCTGAAGGCTACATCAAGGCCATTGAGGAGCATCGAGACAAGCTGCTGAAGCAGCTGGAAGACATACGGGTCCAGAAGGAGAACTCCCTACAGCTGCAGAAGGCACAGCTGGAGCAGCTGCTGGCAGACATGCGCACTGGAGTGGAGTTCACCGAGTACCTGCTGACCAGTGGCTCTGACTTGGAGATCCTCCTCACCAAGGGGGTGGTAGTGGAGAGGCTCACGAAGCTGAACCAAGTCGAATACAGTGCCCACCCCAGAGTAAACAATAAGATATGCTTCTCTCCTCAGAAGAAAGCAGGCCAGTGCCGTGGCTATGAAGTTTATGGGGCCATCAATACCAAAGAGGTCGATCCAGCCAAATGTGTCCTTCAAGGAGAAG ATCTCCACAGAGCCCGGGAGAAACAGACAGCCTCCTTCACGCTGCTTTGTAAGGATGCAGCGGGAGAAGCCATGGGCAGGGGAGGAGACAATGTTCAAGTCGCAGTTGTCCCTAAAGATAAAAAAGACAG TCTGGTCAGAACGATGGTGCAAGATAACAAGGATGGAACATACTGTGTTTCCTACATCCCCAAGGAACCTGGCATCTACACGGTGTTGGTCTGCGTTAAAGAGCAGCACGTGCAG GGCTCGCCGTTCACTGTGACCGTGAGGAAGAGGCACCGCTCACACCAAGGCATGTTTCACTGCTGCACATTCTGCTCCAGTGGAGGCCAGAAAACTGCTCGCTGTGCCTGCGGGGGCACCATGCCAG GTGGGTACCTGGGCTGTGGCCATGGACACAAAGGCCACCCAGGCCGCCCCCACTGGTCATGCTGTGGGAAGTTTACTGAGAAGTCAGAATGCACGTGGACAGGTGGGCAGAGCACGGCAAGGAGTCTGCTCAGGACCGTGGCACTCTGA
- the TRIM45 gene encoding E3 ubiquitin-protein ligase TRIM45 isoform X4 translates to MSEKKPLLGFVDKVPSGTAPGNSGKTHCPSCMGLFKAPRLLPCLHTVCTTCLEQLEPFCIVDTRRGDFDTSSKGSIFQELKPHGLQPQIGILCPPLIWCRTGMRQKKTTYHTMVDLKDLKGYSQIGKAILCPTHPAEELRLFCELCDQPVCRDCVVGEHRDHPCDFTSNVIHKHGDSVRELLRGTQPHLDALEEALQQIKETNSALQQRVEAVAADVRTFSEGYIKAIEEHRDKLLKQLEDIRVQKENSLQLQKAQLEQLLADMRTGVEFTEYLLTSGSDLEILLTKGVVVERLTKLNQVEYSAHPRVNNKICFSPQKKAGQCRGYEVYGAINTKEVDPAKCVLQGEDLHRAREKQTASFTLLCKDAAGEAMGRGGDNVQVAVVPKDKKDSLVRTMVQDNKDGTYCVSYIPKEPGIYTVLVCVKEQHVQGSPFTVTVRKRHRSHQGMFHCCTFCSSGGQKTARCACGGTMPGGYLGCGHGHKGHPGRPHWSCCGKFTEKSECTWTGGQSTARSLLRTVAL, encoded by the exons ATGTCAGAAAAGAAGCCGCTACTGGGCTTCGTGGACAAAGTCCCCAGTGGAACTGCCCCTGGGAACTCAGGCAAGACTCACTGCCCCTCGTGCATGGGGCTCTTCAAAGCCCCCAGGCTGTTGCCTTGTTTGCATACAGTTTGTACCACGTGTCTGGAGCAGCTGGAACCCTTCTGCATAGTGGACACCCGCAGGGGAGACTTTGACACCAGCTCTAAGGGGTCAATATTCCAGGAACTCAAGCCCCACGGCCTGCAACCGCAGATCGGCATCCTCTGTCCA CCACTCATCTGGTGCCGGACAGGCAT GCGGCAGAAGAAAACGACTTACCATACCATGGTGGACCTAAAAGACTTGAAAGGCTACAGCCAGATTGGGAAAGCCATTCTGTGTCCTACTCACCCTGCGGAGGAGCTGAGGCTGTTCTGTGAGCTCTGTGACCAGCCAGTGTGCCGTGATTGCGTGGTGGGTGAGCACCGGGATCACCCCTGTGACTTCACCAGCAATGTGATCCACAAGCATGGGGACTCTGTGCGGGAGCTCCTCAGAGGCACCCAGCCCCACCTGGATGCCCTGGAAGAAGCCCTGCAACAGATCAAAGAGACAAACAGTGCCCTCCAGCAACGAGTGGAGGCCGTGGCAGCCGATGTCCGAACATTCTCTGAAGGCTACATCAAGGCCATTGAGGAGCATCGAGACAAGCTGCTGAAGCAGCTGGAAGACATACGGGTCCAGAAGGAGAACTCCCTACAGCTGCAGAAGGCACAGCTGGAGCAGCTGCTGGCAGACATGCGCACTGGAGTGGAGTTCACCGAGTACCTGCTGACCAGTGGCTCTGACTTGGAGATCCTCCTCACCAAGGGGGTGGTAGTGGAGAGGCTCACGAAGCTGAACCAAGTCGAATACAGTGCCCACCCCAGAGTAAACAATAAGATATGCTTCTCTCCTCAGAAGAAAGCAGGCCAGTGCCGTGGCTATGAAGTTTATGGGGCCATCAATACCAAAGAGGTCGATCCAGCCAAATGTGTCCTTCAAGGAGAAG ATCTCCACAGAGCCCGGGAGAAACAGACAGCCTCCTTCACGCTGCTTTGTAAGGATGCAGCGGGAGAAGCCATGGGCAGGGGAGGAGACAATGTTCAAGTCGCAGTTGTCCCTAAAGATAAAAAAGACAG TCTGGTCAGAACGATGGTGCAAGATAACAAGGATGGAACATACTGTGTTTCCTACATCCCCAAGGAACCTGGCATCTACACGGTGTTGGTCTGCGTTAAAGAGCAGCACGTGCAG GGCTCGCCGTTCACTGTGACCGTGAGGAAGAGGCACCGCTCACACCAAGGCATGTTTCACTGCTGCACATTCTGCTCCAGTGGAGGCCAGAAAACTGCTCGCTGTGCCTGCGGGGGCACCATGCCAG GTGGGTACCTGGGCTGTGGCCATGGACACAAAGGCCACCCAGGCCGCCCCCACTGGTCATGCTGTGGGAAGTTTACTGAGAAGTCAGAATGCACGTGGACAGGTGGGCAGAGCACGGCAAGGAGTCTGCTCAGGACCGTGGCACTCTGA
- the TRIM45 gene encoding E3 ubiquitin-protein ligase TRIM45 isoform X5 — translation MGGVEALTIDHLAMNDVMLESLHGKGQGLVCDLCSDREVEKRCQTCKANLCHFCCQAHRRQKKTTYHTMVDLKDLKGYSQIGKAILCPTHPAEELRLFCELCDQPVCRDCVVGEHRDHPCDFTSNVIHKHGDSVRELLRGTQPHLDALEEALQQIKETNSALQQRVEAVAADVRTFSEGYIKAIEEHRDKLLKQLEDIRVQKENSLQLQKAQLEQLLADMRTGVEFTEYLLTSGSDLEILLTKGVVVERLTKLNQVEYSAHPRVNNKICFSPQKKAGQCRGYEVYGAINTKEVDPAKCVLQGEDLHRAREKQTASFTLLCKDAAGEAMGRGGDNVQVAVVPKDKKDSLVRTMVQDNKDGTYCVSYIPKEPGIYTVLVCVKEQHVQGSPFTVTVRKRHRSHQGMFHCCTFCSSGGQKTARCACGGTMPGGYLGCGHGHKGHPGRPHWSCCGKFTEKSECTWTGGQSTARSLLRTVAL, via the exons ATGGGTGGAGTGGAGGCTTTAACCATAGACCACCTGGCCATGAATGATGTGATGCTGGAGAGTCTGCATGGGAAAGGCCAGGGTCTAGTGTGTGACCTGTGCAGCGACAGGGAAGTGGAGAAGAGGTGTCAGACCTGCAAAGCCAATCTCTGCCATTTCTGCTGCCAGGCGCATAG GCGGCAGAAGAAAACGACTTACCATACCATGGTGGACCTAAAAGACTTGAAAGGCTACAGCCAGATTGGGAAAGCCATTCTGTGTCCTACTCACCCTGCGGAGGAGCTGAGGCTGTTCTGTGAGCTCTGTGACCAGCCAGTGTGCCGTGATTGCGTGGTGGGTGAGCACCGGGATCACCCCTGTGACTTCACCAGCAATGTGATCCACAAGCATGGGGACTCTGTGCGGGAGCTCCTCAGAGGCACCCAGCCCCACCTGGATGCCCTGGAAGAAGCCCTGCAACAGATCAAAGAGACAAACAGTGCCCTCCAGCAACGAGTGGAGGCCGTGGCAGCCGATGTCCGAACATTCTCTGAAGGCTACATCAAGGCCATTGAGGAGCATCGAGACAAGCTGCTGAAGCAGCTGGAAGACATACGGGTCCAGAAGGAGAACTCCCTACAGCTGCAGAAGGCACAGCTGGAGCAGCTGCTGGCAGACATGCGCACTGGAGTGGAGTTCACCGAGTACCTGCTGACCAGTGGCTCTGACTTGGAGATCCTCCTCACCAAGGGGGTGGTAGTGGAGAGGCTCACGAAGCTGAACCAAGTCGAATACAGTGCCCACCCCAGAGTAAACAATAAGATATGCTTCTCTCCTCAGAAGAAAGCAGGCCAGTGCCGTGGCTATGAAGTTTATGGGGCCATCAATACCAAAGAGGTCGATCCAGCCAAATGTGTCCTTCAAGGAGAAG ATCTCCACAGAGCCCGGGAGAAACAGACAGCCTCCTTCACGCTGCTTTGTAAGGATGCAGCGGGAGAAGCCATGGGCAGGGGAGGAGACAATGTTCAAGTCGCAGTTGTCCCTAAAGATAAAAAAGACAG TCTGGTCAGAACGATGGTGCAAGATAACAAGGATGGAACATACTGTGTTTCCTACATCCCCAAGGAACCTGGCATCTACACGGTGTTGGTCTGCGTTAAAGAGCAGCACGTGCAG GGCTCGCCGTTCACTGTGACCGTGAGGAAGAGGCACCGCTCACACCAAGGCATGTTTCACTGCTGCACATTCTGCTCCAGTGGAGGCCAGAAAACTGCTCGCTGTGCCTGCGGGGGCACCATGCCAG GTGGGTACCTGGGCTGTGGCCATGGACACAAAGGCCACCCAGGCCGCCCCCACTGGTCATGCTGTGGGAAGTTTACTGAGAAGTCAGAATGCACGTGGACAGGTGGGCAGAGCACGGCAAGGAGTCTGCTCAGGACCGTGGCACTCTGA
- the TRIM45 gene encoding E3 ubiquitin-protein ligase TRIM45 isoform X1, translating into MSEKKPLLGFVDKVPSGTAPGNSGKTHCPSCMGLFKAPRLLPCLHTVCTTCLEQLEPFCIVDTRRGDFDTSSKGSIFQELKPHGLQPQIGILCPVCDTQVDLPMGGVEALTIDHLAMNDVMLESLHGKGQGLVCDLCSDREVEKRCQTCKANLCHFCCQAHRRQKKTTYHTMVDLKDLKGYSQIGKAILCPTHPAEELRLFCELCDQPVCRDCVVGEHRDHPCDFTSNVIHKHGDSVRELLRGTQPHLDALEEALQQIKETNSALQQRVEAVAADVRTFSEGYIKAIEEHRDKLLKQLEDIRVQKENSLQLQKAQLEQLLADMRTGVEFTEYLLTSGSDLEILLTKGVVVERLTKLNQVEYSAHPRVNNKICFSPQKKAGQCRGYEVYGAINTKEVDPAKCVLQGEDLHRAREKQTASFTLLCKDAAGEAMGRGGDNVQVAVVPKDKKDSLVRTMVQDNKDGTYCVSYIPKEPGIYTVLVCVKEQHVQGSPFTVTVRKRHRSHQGMFHCCTFCSSGGQKTARCACGGTMPGGYLGCGHGHKGHPGRPHWSCCGKFTEKSECTWTGGQSTARSLLRTVAL; encoded by the exons ATGTCAGAAAAGAAGCCGCTACTGGGCTTCGTGGACAAAGTCCCCAGTGGAACTGCCCCTGGGAACTCAGGCAAGACTCACTGCCCCTCGTGCATGGGGCTCTTCAAAGCCCCCAGGCTGTTGCCTTGTTTGCATACAGTTTGTACCACGTGTCTGGAGCAGCTGGAACCCTTCTGCATAGTGGACACCCGCAGGGGAGACTTTGACACCAGCTCTAAGGGGTCAATATTCCAGGAACTCAAGCCCCACGGCCTGCAACCGCAGATCGGCATCCTCTGTCCAGTATGTGACACCCAGGTGGACCTTCCCATGGGTGGAGTGGAGGCTTTAACCATAGACCACCTGGCCATGAATGATGTGATGCTGGAGAGTCTGCATGGGAAAGGCCAGGGTCTAGTGTGTGACCTGTGCAGCGACAGGGAAGTGGAGAAGAGGTGTCAGACCTGCAAAGCCAATCTCTGCCATTTCTGCTGCCAGGCGCATAG GCGGCAGAAGAAAACGACTTACCATACCATGGTGGACCTAAAAGACTTGAAAGGCTACAGCCAGATTGGGAAAGCCATTCTGTGTCCTACTCACCCTGCGGAGGAGCTGAGGCTGTTCTGTGAGCTCTGTGACCAGCCAGTGTGCCGTGATTGCGTGGTGGGTGAGCACCGGGATCACCCCTGTGACTTCACCAGCAATGTGATCCACAAGCATGGGGACTCTGTGCGGGAGCTCCTCAGAGGCACCCAGCCCCACCTGGATGCCCTGGAAGAAGCCCTGCAACAGATCAAAGAGACAAACAGTGCCCTCCAGCAACGAGTGGAGGCCGTGGCAGCCGATGTCCGAACATTCTCTGAAGGCTACATCAAGGCCATTGAGGAGCATCGAGACAAGCTGCTGAAGCAGCTGGAAGACATACGGGTCCAGAAGGAGAACTCCCTACAGCTGCAGAAGGCACAGCTGGAGCAGCTGCTGGCAGACATGCGCACTGGAGTGGAGTTCACCGAGTACCTGCTGACCAGTGGCTCTGACTTGGAGATCCTCCTCACCAAGGGGGTGGTAGTGGAGAGGCTCACGAAGCTGAACCAAGTCGAATACAGTGCCCACCCCAGAGTAAACAATAAGATATGCTTCTCTCCTCAGAAGAAAGCAGGCCAGTGCCGTGGCTATGAAGTTTATGGGGCCATCAATACCAAAGAGGTCGATCCAGCCAAATGTGTCCTTCAAGGAGAAG ATCTCCACAGAGCCCGGGAGAAACAGACAGCCTCCTTCACGCTGCTTTGTAAGGATGCAGCGGGAGAAGCCATGGGCAGGGGAGGAGACAATGTTCAAGTCGCAGTTGTCCCTAAAGATAAAAAAGACAG TCTGGTCAGAACGATGGTGCAAGATAACAAGGATGGAACATACTGTGTTTCCTACATCCCCAAGGAACCTGGCATCTACACGGTGTTGGTCTGCGTTAAAGAGCAGCACGTGCAG GGCTCGCCGTTCACTGTGACCGTGAGGAAGAGGCACCGCTCACACCAAGGCATGTTTCACTGCTGCACATTCTGCTCCAGTGGAGGCCAGAAAACTGCTCGCTGTGCCTGCGGGGGCACCATGCCAG GTGGGTACCTGGGCTGTGGCCATGGACACAAAGGCCACCCAGGCCGCCCCCACTGGTCATGCTGTGGGAAGTTTACTGAGAAGTCAGAATGCACGTGGACAGGTGGGCAGAGCACGGCAAGGAGTCTGCTCAGGACCGTGGCACTCTGA
- the TRIM45 gene encoding E3 ubiquitin-protein ligase TRIM45 isoform X2 yields MSEKKPLLGFVDKVPSGTAPGNSGKTHCPSCMGLFKAPRLLPCLHTVCTTCLEQLEPFCIVDTRRGDFDTSSKGSIFQELKPHGLQPQIGILCPVCDTQVDLPMGGVEALTIDHLAMNDVMLESLHGKGQGLVCDLCSDREVEKRCQTCKANLCHFCCQAHRRQKKTTYHTMVDLKDLKGYSQIGKAILCPTHPAEELRLFCELCDQPVCRDCVVGEHRDHPCDFTSNVIHKHGDSVRELLRGTQPHLDALEEALQQIKETNSALQQRVEAVAADVRTFSEGYIKAIEEHRDKLLKQLEDIRVQKENSLQLQKAQLEQLLADMRTGVEFTEYLLTSGSDLEILLTKGVVVERLTKLNQVEYSAHPRVNNKICFSPQKKAGQCRGYEVYGAINTKEVDPAKCVLQGEDLHRAREKQTASFTLLCKDAAGEAMGRGGDNVQVAVVPKDKKDSLVRTMVQDNKDGTYCVSYIPKEPGIYTVLVCVKEQHVQGSPFTVTVRKRHRSHQGMFHCCTFCSSGGQKTARCACGGTMPGLRVAWMSTNMSEIRYLKS; encoded by the exons ATGTCAGAAAAGAAGCCGCTACTGGGCTTCGTGGACAAAGTCCCCAGTGGAACTGCCCCTGGGAACTCAGGCAAGACTCACTGCCCCTCGTGCATGGGGCTCTTCAAAGCCCCCAGGCTGTTGCCTTGTTTGCATACAGTTTGTACCACGTGTCTGGAGCAGCTGGAACCCTTCTGCATAGTGGACACCCGCAGGGGAGACTTTGACACCAGCTCTAAGGGGTCAATATTCCAGGAACTCAAGCCCCACGGCCTGCAACCGCAGATCGGCATCCTCTGTCCAGTATGTGACACCCAGGTGGACCTTCCCATGGGTGGAGTGGAGGCTTTAACCATAGACCACCTGGCCATGAATGATGTGATGCTGGAGAGTCTGCATGGGAAAGGCCAGGGTCTAGTGTGTGACCTGTGCAGCGACAGGGAAGTGGAGAAGAGGTGTCAGACCTGCAAAGCCAATCTCTGCCATTTCTGCTGCCAGGCGCATAG GCGGCAGAAGAAAACGACTTACCATACCATGGTGGACCTAAAAGACTTGAAAGGCTACAGCCAGATTGGGAAAGCCATTCTGTGTCCTACTCACCCTGCGGAGGAGCTGAGGCTGTTCTGTGAGCTCTGTGACCAGCCAGTGTGCCGTGATTGCGTGGTGGGTGAGCACCGGGATCACCCCTGTGACTTCACCAGCAATGTGATCCACAAGCATGGGGACTCTGTGCGGGAGCTCCTCAGAGGCACCCAGCCCCACCTGGATGCCCTGGAAGAAGCCCTGCAACAGATCAAAGAGACAAACAGTGCCCTCCAGCAACGAGTGGAGGCCGTGGCAGCCGATGTCCGAACATTCTCTGAAGGCTACATCAAGGCCATTGAGGAGCATCGAGACAAGCTGCTGAAGCAGCTGGAAGACATACGGGTCCAGAAGGAGAACTCCCTACAGCTGCAGAAGGCACAGCTGGAGCAGCTGCTGGCAGACATGCGCACTGGAGTGGAGTTCACCGAGTACCTGCTGACCAGTGGCTCTGACTTGGAGATCCTCCTCACCAAGGGGGTGGTAGTGGAGAGGCTCACGAAGCTGAACCAAGTCGAATACAGTGCCCACCCCAGAGTAAACAATAAGATATGCTTCTCTCCTCAGAAGAAAGCAGGCCAGTGCCGTGGCTATGAAGTTTATGGGGCCATCAATACCAAAGAGGTCGATCCAGCCAAATGTGTCCTTCAAGGAGAAG ATCTCCACAGAGCCCGGGAGAAACAGACAGCCTCCTTCACGCTGCTTTGTAAGGATGCAGCGGGAGAAGCCATGGGCAGGGGAGGAGACAATGTTCAAGTCGCAGTTGTCCCTAAAGATAAAAAAGACAG TCTGGTCAGAACGATGGTGCAAGATAACAAGGATGGAACATACTGTGTTTCCTACATCCCCAAGGAACCTGGCATCTACACGGTGTTGGTCTGCGTTAAAGAGCAGCACGTGCAG GGCTCGCCGTTCACTGTGACCGTGAGGAAGAGGCACCGCTCACACCAAGGCATGTTTCACTGCTGCACATTCTGCTCCAGTGGAGGCCAGAAAACTGCTCGCTGTGCCTGCGGGGGCACCATGCCAG GGTTGAGAGTTGCCTGGATGTCAACAAATATGTCTGAAATACGGTATTTGAAGAGTTAG